From a region of the Panicum virgatum strain AP13 chromosome 2K, P.virgatum_v5, whole genome shotgun sequence genome:
- the LOC120665286 gene encoding thaumatin-like pathogenesis-related protein 3: MATSSSSSMTLLLLVLGASLAASASAATFTITNNCGFTVWPAATPVGGGTQLNRGGTWTVNVPAGTSSGRVWARTGCSFNGNRGSCQTGDCGGALACTLSGQPPLTLAEFTIGGSQDFYDISVIDGFNVGMAFSCSTGVGLVCRDSGCPDAYHNPNDVKTHACGGNSNYRVTFCP; the protein is encoded by the coding sequence atggccacctcctcctcctcctcgatgaCCCTCCTGCTGCTGGTCCTGGGCGCCTCCTTGGCagccagcgccagcgccgcgaCCTTCACCATCACCAACAACTGCGGGTTCACggtgtggccggcggcgacgcccgTGGGCGGGGGCACGCAGCTGAACCGAGGCGGGACGTGGACCGTCAACGTGCCGGCGGGCACCAGCTCCGGCCGCGTGTGGGCGCGCACGGGCTGCTCCTTCAACGGCAACCGCGGGAGCTGCCAGACGGGCGactgcggcggcgcgctcgcctGCACGCTGTCCGGCCAGCCGCCGCTGACGCTGGCCGAGTTCACCATCGGCGGCAGCCAGGACTTCTACGACATCTCGGTCATCGACGGCTTCAACGTCGGCATGGCCTTCTCCTGCAGCACCGGCGTCGGGCTGGTGTGCAGGGACTCCGGATGCCCTGACGCGTACCACAACCCCAACGACGTCAAGACCCATGCCTGTGGCGGCAACAGCAACTACCGGGTCACCTTCTGCCCGTGA